In Bifidobacterium actinocoloniiforme DSM 22766, a genomic segment contains:
- a CDS encoding TetR/AcrR family transcriptional regulator, producing MDGRAAVTLAAIRSFALRGYYGTTIQSIANEVGMTKAGVLHHVGSKEGLLEMVLDDLYDGQTAQVISHTLSQPRPLIARMWRETVAINARRPLLVHMFSTLTTEALDPDHPAHEYFQARERTIVDTALNIRWSLPKDVDAASLIRAGFSMMDGLQLRWLRAPGQDLEAMWAECEPVLFPLPLWKGYI from the coding sequence ATGGACGGACGGGCCGCCGTGACCCTGGCGGCCATCCGTTCCTTCGCCCTGCGCGGTTACTACGGCACCACCATCCAGTCAATCGCCAACGAAGTCGGCATGACCAAGGCTGGCGTGCTCCACCACGTGGGCTCCAAGGAAGGCCTGCTGGAGATGGTCCTGGACGACTTGTACGACGGGCAAACGGCCCAGGTGATCAGCCACACGCTCAGCCAGCCCCGGCCGCTCATCGCGCGCATGTGGCGGGAGACGGTCGCCATTAACGCCCGCCGCCCGCTGCTGGTGCATATGTTCTCCACCCTGACCACCGAGGCCTTGGATCCAGACCATCCGGCCCACGAATACTTCCAGGCCCGCGAACGCACCATCGTGGACACCGCGCTGAACATCCGCTGGTCCCTGCCCAAGGATGTGGATGCCGCCAGCCTGATCCGCGCCGGGTTCTCGATGATGGACGGCCTGCAACTGCGTTGGCTGCGTGCCCCTGGCCAGGACCTGGAAGCCATGTGGGCGGAATGCGAGCCTGTCCTCTTCCCCCTCCCCCTCTGGAAGGGCTACATCTAA
- a CDS encoding exo-alpha-(1->6)-L-arabinopyranosidase, which yields MMTDTNASRPQPAFPKASDLSLEEKASLTSGGDAWHLQGIESKGVPGYMITDGPHGLRKTEEKTGAVDLNESVPATCFPPAAGMASSWNPQLVEEVGRAMGQECIQEQVAVILGPGVNIKRNPLGGRCFEFWSEDPFLAGHEAVGIVSGVQSQGVGTSLKHFAVNNQETDRLRISARVSQRALREIYLPAFEYIVKTAQPWTVMCAYNQINGVHASQDHWLLTDVLRKEWGFTGIVMSDWGADHDRVASLNAGLNLEMPPSYTDDRVVSAARDGSLPVDQLDSMAQGMIDLAAKAAPAMSRTDYRYSVDEHRDVARRAARESAVLLKNEGALLPLDPNGTVAVIGEFARTPRYQGGGSSHITPTAVSSFLDAAGERGAKVDFAPGFTLDDEPQDESLTSQAVESARKAKSVLLFLGLPEQEESEGADRTNLDLPAKQLDLLKAVSAVNPHVAVVLSNGSVVSIAPWRDQAQAILEGWLLGQDGGRALADLIYGDYSPSGKLAQTIPMDLADDPTMLNWPGEEGHVDYGEGVYVGYRYYDSFHKPVAYPFGFGLSYASFELSDVHVTARQGNTATVSVRVTNTSDRDAAETVQVYVAPGKAKVARPSHELKAFRKVFLKAGESQEISIDLDERAFAYWSETHAGWRIEAGDYGVEVGTSSRDIAATVTISLPGDGKRLPLTEWSTMDEWREDPVGGPIMERMEALGRSGELPELPIDNASAAIFLASMPINSLFVLMGGNGSKLTNYLLDNYAQATHAA from the coding sequence ATGATGACCGATACAAACGCATCCCGGCCCCAACCCGCCTTCCCCAAGGCCTCGGACCTGAGCCTGGAGGAAAAGGCCAGCCTGACCTCGGGAGGCGACGCCTGGCACTTGCAGGGCATCGAATCCAAGGGCGTCCCCGGCTACATGATCACTGACGGCCCCCACGGCCTGCGCAAGACTGAGGAGAAGACCGGCGCGGTCGACTTGAACGAGTCCGTGCCCGCCACCTGCTTCCCTCCCGCTGCTGGCATGGCCTCCTCCTGGAACCCGCAACTGGTGGAAGAGGTGGGCCGGGCCATGGGCCAGGAGTGCATTCAGGAGCAGGTGGCCGTCATCCTGGGGCCGGGCGTCAACATCAAGCGCAACCCCCTGGGTGGGCGTTGCTTCGAATTCTGGTCCGAAGATCCCTTCCTGGCCGGGCATGAGGCTGTGGGCATCGTCTCCGGCGTGCAGTCGCAGGGCGTGGGCACTTCCCTCAAGCACTTTGCCGTCAACAACCAGGAGACCGACCGCCTGCGAATCTCCGCCCGTGTCTCCCAGCGGGCCCTGCGCGAGATCTACCTGCCGGCGTTCGAGTACATCGTCAAGACCGCCCAGCCCTGGACGGTCATGTGCGCCTACAACCAGATCAACGGAGTCCATGCCTCCCAGGACCACTGGCTGCTGACCGACGTGCTGCGCAAGGAGTGGGGCTTTACGGGCATCGTGATGAGCGACTGGGGCGCGGACCACGACCGCGTGGCCTCCCTGAACGCTGGGCTCAATCTGGAGATGCCCCCCTCCTACACTGACGACCGGGTGGTGTCCGCCGCCCGCGACGGCAGCCTGCCCGTGGACCAGTTGGACAGCATGGCCCAAGGCATGATCGACTTGGCCGCTAAGGCCGCGCCCGCCATGAGCCGGACCGACTACCGCTACAGCGTGGACGAGCACAGGGACGTGGCCCGCCGAGCCGCGCGTGAATCCGCTGTATTGCTCAAGAACGAGGGCGCTCTGCTGCCCCTGGACCCGAACGGCACGGTGGCGGTCATCGGCGAGTTCGCCCGCACTCCGCGCTACCAGGGCGGCGGCTCCTCCCACATCACCCCGACCGCCGTCTCCTCCTTCCTGGACGCGGCGGGCGAGCGGGGCGCGAAGGTGGACTTCGCGCCAGGATTCACCCTGGACGACGAGCCCCAGGACGAGTCGCTGACCAGCCAGGCCGTCGAATCAGCCCGTAAGGCCAAGTCCGTTCTGCTTTTCCTGGGTCTGCCCGAGCAGGAGGAGTCCGAGGGCGCCGACCGCACCAATCTGGACCTGCCAGCCAAGCAGCTGGACCTGCTCAAGGCGGTTTCGGCGGTGAACCCTCACGTTGCCGTGGTGCTCTCCAACGGCTCGGTCGTCTCGATCGCCCCCTGGCGCGACCAGGCGCAGGCGATTCTGGAAGGCTGGCTGCTTGGCCAAGACGGCGGCCGCGCCTTGGCTGACCTGATTTACGGGGACTACAGCCCTTCGGGCAAGCTGGCCCAGACCATCCCGATGGACCTGGCTGACGATCCGACCATGCTCAACTGGCCTGGCGAGGAGGGGCATGTGGATTACGGCGAAGGTGTGTACGTGGGCTACCGCTACTACGACTCCTTCCACAAGCCGGTGGCGTACCCGTTCGGTTTCGGCCTGTCTTACGCGAGCTTCGAGCTCTCCGACGTGCATGTGACCGCCAGGCAGGGCAACACCGCCACGGTGAGCGTGCGCGTGACCAACACCTCCGATCGGGACGCCGCCGAAACCGTGCAGGTCTATGTGGCGCCAGGCAAGGCGAAAGTCGCCCGCCCCAGCCACGAACTCAAGGCCTTCCGCAAGGTCTTCCTCAAAGCGGGCGAAAGCCAGGAAATCAGCATCGACCTTGACGAGCGCGCCTTCGCGTACTGGTCCGAGACCCACGCCGGATGGCGGATTGAGGCCGGTGACTACGGTGTCGAAGTGGGCACCTCCAGCCGCGACATCGCAGCCACCGTCACAATCAGCCTGCCCGGCGACGGCAAGCGCCTGCCCTTGACCGAGTGGTCGACTATGGACGAATGGCGGGAGGACCCGGTCGGCGGTCCGATCATGGAACGGATGGAGGCATTGGGCCGCTCCGGCGAGCTGCCTGAACTGCCCATCGACAACGCTTCGGCCGCTATCTTCCTGGCCTCCATGCCGATTAACTCCCTGTTCGTACTGATGGGTGGGAACGGCTCCAAGTTGACCAACTACCTGTTGGATAACTACGCGCAGGCCACCCACGCCGCTTAA
- a CDS encoding LacI family DNA-binding transcriptional regulator — MSRRDVAHRAAISEQGGRTSMGFVTIRDVARQAKVSTAAVSQVLNGKGRFSAETKKAVRRAAQDLGYIPDSRAQAMRSDSTQMVGLLVPDLRNPYFADLVSSMETMLYEHGFGALIGTSAESVKRQDDFIMRILGQRIDGVIAVPQGADSSGIEALVSRELPLVFVDRRVPGMDTVPYVVSDPYSGLREALELLRRYGHRRVAYVAHPSLGSFSVNERAQAFRSLAPTYCGPDDSAVFSCDDSAASRQSTIDRILAFKASAVIFGYSPDAIGSISLLRGLGIEIGSRISLVSFDDIDAFRLLSPQISVISQQVQLMGRRGVEILMDRIAAGRSTSSQRSQLVSIPTVFKRRDSVGRLS; from the coding sequence ATGAGCAGGCGTGACGTGGCTCATCGGGCCGCCATCAGTGAACAGGGAGGTCGCACAAGCATGGGATTCGTCACCATCCGGGACGTGGCCCGCCAGGCCAAGGTCTCCACGGCCGCGGTCTCGCAGGTCCTCAACGGCAAGGGACGATTCTCGGCGGAGACGAAGAAGGCGGTGCGTCGAGCCGCTCAGGACCTGGGCTACATCCCCGACTCCCGCGCTCAAGCCATGCGTTCGGACAGCACCCAAATGGTGGGTCTGCTGGTGCCCGACCTGCGCAATCCCTACTTCGCCGACCTGGTCTCATCCATGGAGACCATGCTCTATGAGCACGGGTTCGGCGCTCTGATCGGCACGTCCGCCGAGTCGGTCAAGCGCCAGGACGATTTCATCATGCGCATCCTGGGCCAGCGCATCGATGGGGTCATCGCAGTGCCGCAGGGGGCGGACTCCTCCGGCATCGAGGCGCTGGTCAGCCGCGAGCTGCCGCTGGTCTTCGTCGACCGCCGCGTGCCGGGCATGGATACGGTGCCCTACGTGGTTTCCGACCCCTACTCGGGCCTGCGCGAGGCCCTGGAGCTCTTGCGCCGCTACGGGCATCGACGGGTCGCCTATGTGGCCCACCCCTCCCTGGGCTCCTTTTCGGTCAATGAACGCGCCCAGGCCTTCCGCTCCCTCGCGCCCACCTATTGCGGGCCTGACGACAGCGCGGTCTTTTCGTGCGACGACAGTGCGGCGTCCAGGCAGAGTACGATTGACCGGATCTTGGCCTTCAAGGCCAGCGCGGTGATTTTCGGATACTCACCCGACGCGATAGGCTCAATCAGCCTCCTGCGCGGCCTGGGCATCGAGATAGGCTCGCGCATCTCGCTGGTCTCCTTTGATGACATCGATGCCTTTCGTCTGCTCTCGCCGCAGATTTCCGTGATCTCCCAGCAGGTCCAACTGATGGGCCGCCGGGGGGTCGAGATACTGATGGACCGCATCGCGGCAGGACGGTCCACGAGCTCCCAGCGCTCCCAGTTGGTCAGCATCCCCACGGTCTTCAAGCGGCGCGATTCGGTGGGCAGGCTCTCGTGA
- a CDS encoding ribokinase: MQGQELLEHKDFSGGSVVIFGSMNADYTVTTERLPAGGETVVGGPLTILPGGKSSNQAAAVARLGARAVMLGKLGTDANGDFLESQLVSAGVDMSSVVRWDGPSGATVITVDKHGENTIVLSAGANEHVDPAYVDSVQSQLAQGSVLGLCLESPMEAVTRAAEIAHQAGLTVVLNDSPFQGLLPAELIANVDLLLVNEHEMWQLIRHEGDQMPVLSGEGWWKRLDWAEIASRLKGVGFESVIVTLGSAGSMVLEDGSAEHVDAVSVKAVDTTGCGDSFMGAVLAGLATGSSLLDSAKMAAYVSAYAATGRGAQASYGNLEQVRAYFAQGGR; encoded by the coding sequence ATGCAAGGCCAGGAACTGCTAGAGCATAAGGATTTCAGCGGCGGCTCTGTCGTCATCTTCGGCTCGATGAACGCCGATTACACTGTGACGACCGAACGCCTGCCAGCTGGTGGCGAGACCGTGGTCGGCGGTCCGCTGACCATACTGCCGGGTGGCAAATCCTCCAACCAGGCCGCTGCGGTGGCCCGCTTGGGCGCTCGGGCCGTGATGTTGGGCAAGCTTGGCACCGACGCCAACGGCGACTTCTTGGAATCCCAACTGGTCTCCGCCGGCGTGGACATGAGCTCGGTCGTTCGCTGGGACGGGCCTTCGGGCGCCACGGTCATCACCGTGGACAAGCATGGGGAGAACACGATCGTCCTGTCGGCAGGGGCGAACGAGCACGTCGACCCCGCATACGTGGACTCGGTCCAGAGTCAGCTCGCACAAGGCTCGGTGCTGGGCCTGTGCCTGGAGAGCCCGATGGAGGCGGTCACCCGCGCCGCTGAGATCGCCCACCAGGCCGGGTTGACCGTCGTTTTGAACGACTCGCCCTTCCAAGGCCTCCTGCCCGCTGAGCTGATCGCGAATGTGGACCTGCTGCTGGTCAATGAGCACGAGATGTGGCAGCTGATTCGCCACGAAGGCGATCAGATGCCGGTCCTGTCCGGCGAGGGCTGGTGGAAGCGGTTGGACTGGGCCGAGATCGCCTCCCGCCTGAAGGGCGTGGGCTTCGAGTCCGTAATCGTGACGCTCGGGTCGGCTGGCTCCATGGTCTTGGAGGATGGTTCGGCGGAGCATGTGGACGCGGTTTCGGTCAAGGCCGTGGACACAACCGGCTGCGGCGACTCCTTCATGGGCGCGGTCCTGGCGGGCCTGGCCACCGGCTCCAGCCTGTTGGATTCAGCCAAGATGGCCGCTTACGTGTCCGCGTACGCCGCCACCGGCCGTGGAGCGCAGGCTTCGTACGGTAACCTGGAGCAGGTGCGCGCCTATTTCGCCCAGGGTGGCCGCTGA
- the ileS gene encoding isoleucine--tRNA ligase, with translation MSQSTSEGGNSSQRAASVYPKAVEGGAADRVGPSPSFPDMEEGVLEYWDRDDSFRKSVDARPSGDHSQNEFVFFDGPPFANGLPHYGHLLTGYAKDVIPRYQTMKGRKVKRVFGWDTHGLPAELEAQKELGIESVDQIEQMGIEKFNDACRASVLKYTQEWKDYVHRQARWVDFDHGYKTLDIPYMESVMWAFKQLYNKGLAYQGYRVLPYCPKDRTPLSAHELRMDADVYQDRQDTTVSVAVRLRDEDDAYAVFWTTTPWTVPTNFSIVVGADIDYVEVQPVEGKFAGKKFYLGRDLLGNYDKELGEGYKVLRELKGSDMVGWRYWPVFPYFAGDQAVAEGGVPGANAYQIFTADYVDTAEGTGLVHQAPYGEDDMNTLNEHGIHSTDVLDAGCRFTAACPDYEGEYVFDANKPILRNLRAGDGPLARVPEDHRALLFQEKSYVHSYPHCWRCGTPLIYKPVSSWFVSVTKIKDQMLDLNQQINWIPSNVKDGQFGKWLANARDWSISRNRFWGSPIPVWVSDDPTHPRVDVYGSLDELKRDFGDYPRDGKGEINMHRPYIDRLTRPNPDDPSGKSTMRRITDVMDCWFESGSMPFAQFHYPFENKEYFEQHFPADYVVEYIGQTRGWFYVLHVMATALFGKPAFKNVICHGIVLGDDGQKMSKHLRNYPDVNGVFNDYGSDAMRWFLMSSPILRGGNLIVTAKGIRDTVRQVMLPIWSSYYFYTLYANAANGGAGYDAHRLLPEEADGLAAMDRYLLAACRRLVEGVERSLNDFAIADACAEASEFIDLLTNWYIRNNRDRFWQEDKQAFNTLYTVLEVFTRVIAPLAPMEAEEVWRGLTGGESVHLADWPFVADEATGEPTELGLVLKADPGLLTAMEKVREIVSSVLSLRKSERIRVRQPLARLAVIVEAPEAVSPYEDVLKSELNVKAIDFSTLAQAESRGLRLVQELKVNARAAGPRLGKQVQEVIKASKAGDWRQNGGQVVAVTPAGDVPLEPAEYELTNRVEEGEGEGVGSKASAALPTGGFVILDTQLSEELEAEGYARDLIREVQDARKAAGLDIADRISLTLTLPTAEASKASRFESLIASETLATSVAIESSDSVQEPQVQVTKA, from the coding sequence GTGAGCCAATCCACGAGTGAAGGCGGGAACAGTAGTCAGCGGGCGGCATCAGTCTACCCGAAAGCGGTCGAAGGGGGAGCCGCCGACCGCGTGGGTCCCAGCCCGTCCTTCCCTGATATGGAGGAAGGCGTCCTGGAGTACTGGGACCGTGACGACAGCTTCCGCAAATCCGTGGACGCCCGCCCCTCCGGCGACCACAGCCAGAACGAGTTCGTCTTCTTCGACGGCCCGCCCTTCGCCAACGGCCTGCCTCACTACGGCCACCTGCTCACTGGCTACGCCAAAGACGTGATTCCCCGCTACCAGACCATGAAAGGCCGCAAGGTCAAGCGCGTCTTCGGCTGGGACACCCATGGCCTGCCCGCCGAGCTGGAGGCCCAGAAGGAGCTGGGCATCGAGTCGGTGGACCAGATCGAGCAGATGGGCATCGAGAAGTTCAACGACGCTTGCCGCGCCTCGGTCCTGAAGTACACCCAGGAGTGGAAGGACTACGTGCACCGTCAGGCACGGTGGGTGGATTTTGACCACGGCTACAAGACGCTCGACATCCCTTACATGGAATCGGTCATGTGGGCCTTCAAACAGCTCTACAACAAGGGCCTGGCCTACCAGGGCTACCGCGTGCTGCCTTACTGCCCCAAGGACCGCACGCCCCTGTCCGCCCACGAGCTGCGCATGGACGCGGACGTTTACCAGGACCGGCAGGACACCACCGTGTCCGTGGCCGTCCGCCTGCGCGACGAGGACGACGCCTACGCCGTCTTCTGGACCACCACGCCTTGGACGGTTCCCACCAACTTCTCAATTGTGGTAGGCGCGGACATCGACTACGTCGAGGTGCAGCCGGTCGAGGGCAAGTTCGCTGGCAAGAAGTTCTACCTGGGCCGCGACCTGCTTGGCAACTACGACAAGGAGCTGGGGGAGGGGTATAAGGTCCTGCGGGAGCTCAAGGGCTCCGACATGGTGGGTTGGCGCTACTGGCCGGTCTTCCCCTACTTCGCCGGCGACCAGGCCGTGGCCGAGGGCGGTGTGCCCGGGGCCAACGCCTACCAGATTTTCACCGCCGACTATGTGGACACCGCTGAAGGCACCGGCCTGGTCCACCAAGCCCCCTACGGCGAAGACGATATGAACACGCTCAACGAGCACGGCATCCATTCCACCGACGTGCTGGACGCCGGCTGCAGGTTCACCGCCGCCTGCCCCGACTACGAGGGCGAGTACGTGTTCGACGCGAACAAGCCCATCCTGCGCAACCTGCGCGCCGGCGACGGTCCCCTGGCTCGCGTGCCCGAGGACCACCGGGCCCTGCTCTTCCAGGAGAAGTCCTACGTGCACTCCTACCCGCACTGCTGGCGCTGCGGCACTCCGCTGATTTACAAGCCGGTCTCCTCCTGGTTCGTCTCGGTCACTAAGATCAAGGACCAGATGCTGGACCTGAACCAGCAAATCAACTGGATTCCCAGCAACGTGAAGGATGGGCAGTTCGGTAAGTGGCTGGCCAATGCCCGGGACTGGTCCATCTCCCGCAACCGCTTCTGGGGTTCGCCCATCCCTGTGTGGGTCTCGGACGACCCGACCCACCCGCGCGTGGACGTATATGGGTCCCTGGACGAGCTCAAGCGGGACTTCGGCGATTACCCACGCGACGGCAAGGGCGAGATCAACATGCACCGGCCGTACATCGACCGTCTGACCCGGCCCAACCCGGACGACCCTAGCGGCAAGTCCACCATGCGCCGAATCACCGACGTGATGGACTGCTGGTTCGAGTCCGGATCCATGCCCTTCGCCCAGTTCCACTACCCCTTTGAGAACAAGGAGTACTTCGAGCAGCATTTCCCGGCGGACTACGTGGTGGAGTACATCGGGCAGACCCGCGGATGGTTCTACGTGCTGCATGTGATGGCGACGGCCCTGTTCGGCAAGCCCGCCTTCAAGAACGTCATCTGCCACGGCATCGTCCTGGGCGACGACGGGCAGAAGATGAGCAAGCACCTGCGCAACTACCCGGATGTCAACGGCGTGTTCAACGACTACGGTTCCGACGCCATGCGCTGGTTCCTCATGAGCTCGCCCATCCTGCGCGGCGGCAACCTGATCGTGACCGCCAAAGGCATCCGCGATACGGTCCGCCAAGTCATGCTGCCGATCTGGAGCTCGTACTACTTCTACACCCTCTATGCCAACGCGGCCAACGGGGGAGCTGGATACGACGCCCATCGGCTGCTGCCTGAGGAGGCGGACGGCCTGGCGGCCATGGACCGCTACCTGCTGGCGGCCTGCCGCCGGTTGGTCGAGGGAGTGGAGCGCTCGCTGAACGATTTCGCCATCGCCGACGCCTGCGCTGAGGCCAGCGAGTTCATCGACCTGCTGACCAACTGGTACATCCGCAACAACCGTGACCGCTTCTGGCAGGAGGACAAGCAGGCCTTCAACACCCTGTACACCGTCCTCGAGGTCTTCACTCGGGTCATCGCGCCCCTGGCCCCTATGGAGGCCGAGGAGGTTTGGCGGGGCCTGACCGGCGGCGAGTCGGTTCATCTGGCCGACTGGCCGTTCGTAGCGGATGAAGCCACTGGTGAGCCCACCGAGCTGGGCCTGGTTTTGAAGGCCGACCCAGGGCTCCTGACCGCTATGGAGAAGGTGCGCGAAATTGTTTCCTCCGTACTCTCCTTGCGTAAGTCCGAGCGGATTCGCGTCCGCCAACCCTTGGCTCGCCTGGCTGTGATTGTGGAGGCGCCGGAGGCGGTCAGCCCCTACGAGGATGTGCTCAAGTCGGAGCTCAATGTCAAAGCCATCGACTTCTCTACGCTCGCCCAAGCCGAGTCGCGCGGACTGCGGCTGGTCCAGGAGCTCAAGGTCAATGCGCGTGCTGCCGGCCCTCGCCTGGGCAAGCAGGTTCAGGAGGTCATCAAGGCGTCCAAGGCCGGTGATTGGCGGCAGAATGGCGGCCAGGTGGTCGCGGTGACCCCCGCTGGCGATGTACCCCTGGAACCGGCTGAGTACGAGCTGACCAACCGTGTGGAGGAGGGCGAAGGCGAGGGCGTCGGCTCCAAGGCTTCGGCGGCCCTGCCTACCGGTGGTTTCGTGATTCTCGATACCCAGTTGAGCGAGGAACTCGAGGCCGAGGGCTATGCGCGCGATTTGATCCGCGAGGTCCAGGATGCTCGTAAGGCCGCCGGGCTCGACATCGCCGACCGGATCAGCCTGACCCTGACCTTGCCCACGGCGGAAGCTTCCAAGGCAAGCCGGTTCGAGTCCTTGATCGCCTCCGAAACCCTGGCCACCAGCGTGGCCATCGAGTCCAGCGACTCCGTCCAGGAGCCCCAGGTCCAGGTAACCAAGGCCTGA
- a CDS encoding MalY/PatB family protein, whose product MKYDFTSIMDRHGKDAISVDGLGQGSAPKPPKEGFDVIPMWVADMNFPTVPTIPQAIIERAKHPAYGYFAPTDEYFDSIIRWQSRRNGVTGLSREHIGYENGVLGGVISTLTAFASPGDPVLVHSPTYIGFTGACSNNGLRIVHSPLKKDSGGVWRMDYADMDAKLKENNIHVAIFCNPHNPCGRVWEPEEITQAMEVYRANDCVVVSDEIWSDIMIGGHKHTPTQSVSDDARNRVAAMYAPSKTFNLAGLVGSYHIIYNKYLRDRVLAKDSKSHYNDMNVLSMHALIGAYQPEGYEWVDELCQTLTANVDYACDYIARHFDGVEASKPEGTYMLFLDCTKWCERHRTSLDDLEKRLWDVGVAVQDGRMFQHPCAIRVNLALPLSRVKEAFGRMDKYAFNA is encoded by the coding sequence ATGAAGTATGATTTCACATCGATCATGGACAGGCACGGCAAGGACGCGATCTCGGTTGACGGCCTAGGCCAGGGATCCGCCCCCAAACCGCCCAAAGAGGGTTTCGACGTCATCCCCATGTGGGTGGCGGACATGAACTTCCCGACTGTTCCCACCATCCCCCAGGCGATCATCGAGAGAGCCAAGCACCCCGCTTACGGCTACTTCGCGCCCACGGACGAGTATTTCGACTCAATCATCCGCTGGCAGTCCCGCCGCAACGGAGTCACCGGTTTGAGCCGGGAGCACATCGGCTACGAGAACGGCGTCCTGGGCGGTGTCATCTCCACCCTGACGGCCTTCGCGTCCCCCGGGGACCCGGTCTTGGTCCACTCCCCCACCTACATCGGGTTCACCGGCGCTTGCTCGAACAACGGCTTGCGTATCGTCCACTCCCCGCTCAAGAAGGATTCAGGGGGCGTGTGGCGCATGGATTACGCTGACATGGACGCGAAACTCAAGGAGAACAACATCCATGTGGCCATCTTCTGCAACCCCCACAACCCCTGCGGGCGGGTCTGGGAGCCGGAGGAGATCACACAAGCCATGGAGGTTTACCGGGCCAACGACTGCGTGGTCGTCTCCGACGAGATTTGGTCTGATATCATGATCGGCGGCCACAAGCACACCCCGACCCAGTCCGTCTCGGACGACGCCCGCAATCGCGTCGCCGCCATGTACGCGCCTTCCAAGACCTTCAATCTGGCCGGGTTAGTCGGCTCATACCACATCATCTACAACAAGTACCTGCGCGACCGTGTGCTGGCCAAGGACTCCAAGTCCCACTACAACGACATGAACGTGCTCTCCATGCACGCCCTGATCGGCGCCTACCAGCCGGAAGGCTACGAGTGGGTGGACGAGCTGTGCCAGACCTTGACCGCCAACGTGGACTACGCCTGCGACTACATAGCACGGCATTTCGACGGGGTAGAAGCCTCCAAGCCGGAGGGCACCTACATGCTTTTTCTGGACTGCACCAAGTGGTGCGAGAGACACCGGACCAGCTTGGACGATTTGGAGAAGCGCCTGTGGGATGTCGGCGTCGCCGTGCAGGATGGCCGCATGTTCCAGCACCCCTGCGCCATCCGCGTCAACCTGGCCCTGCCGTTGAGCCGGGTCAAAGAGGCCTTCGGGCGGATGGATAAGTACGCCTTTAACGCCTGA
- a CDS encoding aldo/keto reductase, with product MARINDREVFPLVLGGNTFGWTSSEADSRRVLDAYADAGGNLIDTADVYSAWAPGHSGGESEIVLGRWLALSGKRDQVMVASKVSQHPQYQGLSAKNVQAAAEESLLRLGVDVIDLYYAHFDDEQTPLEETAAAFDKLVKEGKIRAIGLSNYTPERIREWFRIAKENGLTAPVALEPQYNLVHRKDYEDGLMEVARDENLAVFSYFSLAAGFLTGKYRTMDDLKGRQREGMVKDYFTPAGLDVVAELDRIASARGVELATVALAWLKARPQVAAPIASARIPEQLPALLAAAELDLSADETRALDEVSAKVGS from the coding sequence ATGGCGCGCATCAACGACAGGGAGGTCTTCCCACTGGTCCTTGGCGGTAACACCTTCGGCTGGACCAGTTCCGAAGCTGATTCAAGGCGGGTCCTGGACGCTTATGCGGACGCGGGCGGCAACCTGATCGACACGGCGGATGTGTATTCGGCATGGGCTCCGGGCCACTCAGGCGGTGAATCCGAGATCGTGCTGGGCCGTTGGCTGGCCCTTTCCGGCAAGCGCGACCAGGTCATGGTGGCCAGCAAGGTCAGCCAGCACCCCCAGTATCAAGGGCTATCGGCCAAGAATGTGCAAGCAGCGGCCGAGGAATCCCTGCTGCGCCTGGGCGTGGACGTGATCGACCTCTACTACGCCCACTTCGACGATGAGCAGACCCCCTTGGAGGAGACGGCCGCGGCCTTCGACAAGCTGGTCAAGGAGGGCAAGATCCGAGCCATCGGCCTGTCCAACTACACGCCCGAGCGCATCCGCGAGTGGTTCCGCATCGCCAAGGAGAACGGTCTGACAGCGCCGGTGGCCCTGGAACCCCAGTACAACCTGGTGCACCGCAAGGACTACGAGGACGGGCTGATGGAAGTGGCGCGAGATGAGAACCTGGCGGTCTTCTCCTACTTCTCACTGGCCGCTGGCTTCCTGACCGGCAAATACCGCACTATGGACGACCTGAAGGGCAGGCAGCGCGAAGGCATGGTCAAGGACTACTTCACGCCCGCTGGCCTGGACGTGGTCGCCGAGCTGGATCGAATCGCCAGCGCGCGCGGCGTGGAATTGGCGACGGTAGCCCTGGCTTGGCTCAAGGCACGCCCGCAAGTCGCCGCGCCCATCGCCTCCGCCCGCATTCCCGAGCAACTCCCGGCCCTGCTGGCCGCCGCTGAGTTGGACCTGTCCGCGGACGAGACGCGCGCCTTGGACGAGGTCAGCGCTAAGGTTGGTTCCTGA